The DNA window CCCTGGCGCTCACCGACTGGCTGGACTCCCCCGTGTCCGTGGCGCTGCTGGTCGTCGCCTCGGTGATCACGGTGGCGGACAACGGTTTGGCATTCACGGCGGTCGCCGAGATCGCCGGCCCGTACTGGAGCGGACGCGCTCTGGGGGCCCAGAACACGAGCCAGTACCTGGCGGCGTCGCTGGTACCGCCGGTCTTCGGCGCGCTGGTGGGTGCGGTGAGCTTCCCGGTGGTGTTCGCGGTCACCGCGTTGTTCCCGCTCGTGGCGGCGCCGCTGGTTCCGACGGATCGACCCGAACGGCGCTGAGACCACCCGGAGCGACAGCGACCGCCGCCCGGAGACCGGGCGGCGGTCGCGTGTGTCGAAGCCGGAAGGCCTAGAGGGCGGCAGCGATCCGGTCGCCGACCTCGGTGGTGACGATCGGGGCGTCGCCGCGCGCGGCCAGATCGGCCTCGACGGCCGCCTCGATGCGGGCGGCGTCGTCCGCGCGGCCGAGGTGACGCAGCAGCATCGCGGCCGACAGGATCGCGGCGGTCGGGTCGGCGATGCCCTGACCGGCGATGTCCGGCGCCGAGCCGTGGACCGGCTCGAACATCGACGGGTTGGTGCCCGAGGCGTCGATGTTGCCGCTGGCAGCCAGGCCGATACCACCGGTGACCGCACCCGCGAGGTCGGTGATGATGTCGCCGAAGAGGTTGTCGGTGACGATCACGTCGAAGCGGGTGGGGTCGGTGACCATGTAGATGGTGGCCGCGTCGATGTGGCAGTACGCGGTCTCGACGTCCGGGTACTCGGCGCCGACGGTCTCCATCGCGCGGGTCCAGATGCGGCCCGCGTTGGAGAGCACGTTGGTCTTGTGGATGAGCGTCAGGCGCTTACGCCGGGTCTGCGCCAGCTCGTACGCGGCGCGGACGACGCGCTCGGCGCCGAACCACGTGTTCACCGAGACCTCGGTCGCGACCTCGTGCGGGGTGCCGACGCGGATCGAACCGCCGTTGCCGGTGTACGGGCCCTCGGTGCCCTCGCGGACCACGATGAAGTCGATGTCCGGGTTCGCGGCCAGCGGCGAGCTCGAACCCGGGTAGGTGCGGGCCGGACGCAGATTCACGTGGTGATCGAGCAGGAACCGCATGTTCAGCAGCAGCCCGCGCTCGAGGATGCCCGGGGCGACGTACCGCGGATCGCCGATGGCGCCCAGCAGGATCGCGTCGTGCTGACGGATCGCGTCGAGTTCGGCGTCCGGGAGGAGATCACCGGTGTCGTTGTAGCGCTTGGCCCCGAGGTCGAACTCGGTGGTCTCCACGTCCGGCACCAGCTTCCGCAGTACCTTCAGCGCTTCCGCCGTGACCTCGACACCGATGCCGTCACCGGGGATGACCGCAAGCTTCATGGGCACACTCTCTTTCGACTGGAATCCACCGGTGGCGTGGGACACCCCGGCAGCACCGGTGGCCGCGACCGTCCTCGACGATCGCGGCCACCGGGTGAGGATCGGGAAGGATCAGGACAGGTCGACCTGCGCGACGCGGGCGTCGAGCTTCTCCACGATCTGCGCGATCTCGGCGTCACCCACGACGCGCTCGACGCGCAGGATCACGGTGGCACCCTCGCCCTCGGCGTCCTGGCTCAGTGCGGCGGCCTGGATGTCGATACCGGCGTTGCCCAGGACGGTGCCGAGCACGCCCAGCACGCCCGGGCGGTCCGTGTAGTGCACGACGACGTTGTGGCCCTCGGCGCGCAGATCGAAGCTGCGGCCGTTGATGTTGACGATCTTCTCGACCTGCTGCAGACCGGTCAGCGCACCCGCCACCGTGGTGACGGTGCCGTCGGCTGCGACCGCGCGGACCTCGACCGCGCTGCGGTGCGTCTGCGCCTCGCTGTGCTTCTCGACCTCGACGCTCACGCCGCGCTGCTCGGCGAGCTGCGGGGCGTTGACGAACGTGACGGCCTCGTCGCTGCTCGCGGAGAACAGGCCTCGGAGCGCGGCCAGGCCGAGGATCTCGACGTTCTCGGCCGACAGCTCGCCG is part of the Rhodococcus sp. SGAir0479 genome and encodes:
- a CDS encoding 3-isopropylmalate dehydrogenase: MKLAVIPGDGIGVEVTAEALKVLRKLVPDVETTEFDLGAKRYNDTGDLLPDAELDAIRQHDAILLGAIGDPRYVAPGILERGLLLNMRFLLDHHVNLRPARTYPGSSSPLAANPDIDFIVVREGTEGPYTGNGGSIRVGTPHEVATEVSVNTWFGAERVVRAAYELAQTRRKRLTLIHKTNVLSNAGRIWTRAMETVGAEYPDVETAYCHIDAATIYMVTDPTRFDVIVTDNLFGDIITDLAGAVTGGIGLAASGNIDASGTNPSMFEPVHGSAPDIAGQGIADPTAAILSAAMLLRHLGRADDAARIEAAVEADLAARGDAPIVTTEVGDRIAAAL